In Candidatus Contubernalis alkalaceticus, the following proteins share a genomic window:
- a CDS encoding acyl-CoA dehydratase activase-related protein has protein sequence MKITFPHMGNLWIPLKTLFEELGTEVVVPSPITKKTISLGVRHSPEFACFPLKVNVGNFIEALERGADTIIMAGGTGPCRFGYYAEVQREILKDLGYDFEIIILEPPQGSLLGLASNIKRIANHKTWNEIYQVVKIAWQQILALDVLHETSLKVRPFEEHKGSTSRAYERAVSLMVEARTEISIADALSYGLKMLKSVKQTSSLRKPLKIGIVGEIYMVIEPFANMEIEKTMGEMGVEVHRSIYLGHWIKEHLLPKVFSPSDVEEIKRAASKYLNHFVGGHGLESVGRTILYARDNYDGVIHILPFTCTPEIVAQSILPEVSKDFQIPLLSFSMDEHSGKAGIQTRLEAFLDLLEQKREKETLQGAV, from the coding sequence ATGAAAATTACTTTTCCTCACATGGGTAATCTGTGGATACCTTTGAAAACATTATTTGAAGAACTTGGCACCGAAGTGGTGGTGCCGTCTCCTATTACAAAGAAAACAATTTCTTTGGGAGTTCGCCACTCTCCGGAATTTGCCTGTTTCCCTTTAAAAGTGAATGTAGGGAACTTTATTGAAGCTCTGGAAAGGGGAGCAGATACTATTATTATGGCGGGGGGTACAGGCCCCTGTCGTTTTGGTTATTACGCCGAAGTACAGAGAGAAATACTTAAGGATCTGGGTTATGATTTTGAAATTATAATACTTGAACCGCCTCAGGGAAGCCTGCTGGGTTTGGCCTCCAATATAAAAAGAATAGCAAATCATAAAACCTGGAACGAAATTTATCAGGTGGTAAAAATTGCCTGGCAGCAAATTCTTGCGCTGGATGTATTGCATGAAACTTCTTTAAAGGTTCGGCCCTTTGAAGAACACAAAGGTTCTACCTCCCGGGCTTATGAACGAGCGGTTTCCTTGATGGTTGAAGCTCGAACTGAAATCAGCATTGCAGATGCACTGTCATATGGGTTAAAGATGCTGAAATCGGTAAAACAAACTAGTTCCCTTAGAAAGCCTTTAAAAATAGGCATTGTAGGCGAAATATACATGGTCATAGAACCTTTTGCCAATATGGAAATTGAAAAAACCATGGGGGAGATGGGTGTTGAGGTTCACCGGAGTATTTACCTGGGTCATTGGATTAAAGAGCATCTTTTACCAAAGGTTTTTAGCCCCAGTGATGTAGAGGAAATAAAGAGAGCCGCTTCAAAATATCTTAATCATTTTGTAGGGGGACACGGTTTGGAATCTGTAGGAAGAACTATACTCTATGCCAGGGATAATTATGATGGGGTTATACATATTCTTCCCTTTACCTGCACCCCGGAGATTGTTGCCCAGAGCATTCTACCGGAGGTCAGTAAAGATTTTCAAATTCCACTGCTATCCTTCTCTATGGATGAACATTCAGGAAAGGCGGGAATTCAGACCCGCTTGGAGGCATTTTTAGACCTGCTGGAACAAAAGAGGGAGAAAGAAACATTGCAGGGAGCCGTATAA